A part of Deltaproteobacteria bacterium genomic DNA contains:
- a CDS encoding type II toxin-antitoxin system PemK/MazF family toxin, which produces MSIAQGDVWWADLPAPRGSAPGFRRPVVVIQGDGLNRSNIATVVCVPLTSNVRWAGAPGNLLLRASLTGLPKDSVANVSQIVTLDKSDLTERAGTLTRAKLELVLSGIDVVLGR; this is translated from the coding sequence GTGAGCATCGCCCAGGGCGACGTGTGGTGGGCGGACCTGCCAGCGCCGCGAGGCTCGGCACCCGGCTTTCGTCGTCCCGTAGTTGTCATCCAGGGCGACGGGCTGAACCGCAGCAACATTGCGACAGTCGTTTGCGTTCCCCTCACGAGCAATGTGAGGTGGGCGGGGGCACCCGGCAACCTCCTGCTTCGGGCAAGTCTCACCGGCCTGCCGAAGGATTCGGTCGCAAACGTTTCGCAGATCGTGACACTGGACAAGAGTGACCTCACCGAACGAGCCGGCACACTTACAAGAGCCAAGCTCGAACTGGTACTGTCCGGAATCGACGTAGTCCTCGGTCGTTGA
- a CDS encoding ribbon-helix-helix protein, CopG family translates to MKIAVSIPDEVFEEVERLARQMKRSRSETYSQALAEYVARHAPNRVTDVMNRALTEIPRPTDRFVRAASRRVLRRSEW, encoded by the coding sequence ATGAAAATCGCGGTGTCCATCCCCGACGAAGTGTTCGAGGAGGTGGAACGGCTGGCGCGGCAAATGAAGCGTTCGCGGAGCGAGACGTACAGCCAGGCACTTGCCGAGTACGTGGCTCGTCACGCTCCGAACCGCGTGACCGACGTGATGAATCGAGCCCTGACCGAGATTCCCAGGCCGACAGACCGGTTCGTACGCGCGGCATCCCGTCGTGTTCTGCGGCGCAGCGAATGGTGA
- a CDS encoding ABC transporter permease: MDFSEAFGTALRLIVALDRHVLAAVAVSLQVSLLAILLATACGIPLGFAVAARSFRGRRVLEMLLNTLTALPTVVVGLLAYMLLARRGPLGPLGWLYTRTGMVFGETLLVTPLMAALTAAVVAGADPRIEETALTLGASRSGAALTVLRELPRGLLAAVATGFGRLIGELGVALMVGGNIEGATRTMTTAIALETSKGEFALAFALGLILLAVALAVNVAASLLAGREAPG, from the coding sequence ATGGACTTCAGTGAAGCCTTCGGCACCGCCCTGCGGCTGATCGTCGCGCTCGACCGGCACGTGCTGGCCGCGGTCGCGGTATCACTGCAAGTGTCGCTGCTGGCAATCTTGCTGGCCACCGCCTGCGGCATCCCGCTCGGTTTTGCGGTCGCGGCCCGCTCATTTCGCGGGCGGCGCGTGCTGGAAATGCTGCTCAATACCCTGACCGCGCTGCCGACCGTGGTGGTCGGGCTACTGGCCTACATGCTGCTGGCACGGCGCGGGCCGCTGGGACCGCTGGGTTGGCTCTACACCCGCACCGGCATGGTCTTCGGCGAAACCCTGCTGGTGACACCGCTGATGGCGGCACTGACGGCGGCGGTGGTCGCCGGTGCCGATCCGCGCATCGAGGAGACCGCCTTGACGCTGGGCGCCTCACGTTCGGGCGCCGCCCTCACGGTCTTGCGTGAACTACCGCGCGGCCTGCTGGCGGCGGTGGCCACCGGTTTCGGGCGCCTGATCGGTGAGCTGGGCGTCGCCCTGATGGTAGGCGGGAACATCGAGGGGGCCACCCGCACCATGACGACTGCGATTGCGCTCGAAACCAGCAAGGGCGAGTTCGCCCTCGCTTTCGCCCTCGGACTCATCCTGCTGGCGGTGGCGTTGGCAGTTAATGTGGCGGCGTCGTTGCTGGCGGGGAGAGAGGCGCCGGGGTAA